The following proteins are co-located in the Thermosinus carboxydivorans Nor1 genome:
- a CDS encoding Mini-ribonuclease 3 yields MLSLTLYVRTRLLAYEQQKVRVLHNYDAKMVSAVMQAVAVKELAGELSEAEQDLVRRGRNASKAAPRSASVGEYRHSTGFETLLGYLLLSKQHERLYEIMDKAFVIISRKLLKCDEECGEEKNEGKTD; encoded by the coding sequence ATGCTGTCTTTAACCCTTTATGTGCGTACCCGTCTATTGGCCTATGAACAACAGAAAGTCCGTGTACTGCACAACTATGACGCCAAGATGGTATCGGCCGTAATGCAGGCAGTGGCGGTCAAGGAGCTTGCGGGAGAACTCAGCGAAGCCGAACAGGACCTCGTGCGGCGGGGGCGTAACGCTAGTAAGGCAGCGCCGCGCAGCGCTTCGGTTGGCGAATACCGCCACAGCACCGGGTTTGAGACCCTGCTTGGCTATCTGTTGCTCAGTAAGCAGCATGAACGCCTGTATGAGATTATGGATAAGGCATTTGTCATTATTTCCCGGAAATTATTGAAATGTGATGAAGAATGTGGTGAGGAGAAGAATGAAGGTAAAACTGATTAA
- the thyX gene encoding FAD-dependent thymidylate synthase, giving the protein MKVKLINHTPEPERAVAMAARLCYSPVGAAQLAETMSDEQIQRLVAKIISLGHLSTLEHVTFTFAIEGVSRVLTHQLVRHRIASYSQQSQRYVKEHDFEYILPPTISANPAAKEKFAALMETIRGVYDELVALGVHQEDARYVLPNATETKIVVTMNARSLLHFFQLRCCSRAQWEIRRLAEAMLAEVRQVAPLLFAKAGPTCVTAGYCSEGEMSCGRLGRLTQKDRE; this is encoded by the coding sequence ATGAAGGTAAAACTGATTAACCACACGCCCGAGCCTGAACGGGCGGTAGCGATGGCGGCAAGACTGTGTTACTCACCGGTAGGGGCGGCCCAACTGGCAGAAACCATGTCGGACGAGCAGATTCAGCGACTGGTGGCCAAGATTATCAGCCTAGGCCATCTGTCAACCCTGGAACATGTTACATTTACCTTCGCCATTGAAGGGGTTTCCCGGGTGCTGACCCATCAACTGGTGCGCCACCGCATTGCCTCTTATTCCCAACAGTCGCAGCGGTATGTAAAGGAACATGATTTTGAATACATCCTACCGCCGACGATCAGCGCTAATCCGGCGGCTAAGGAGAAATTTGCGGCGTTGATGGAGACAATTCGTGGTGTTTATGATGAACTGGTGGCGCTGGGAGTGCACCAGGAAGACGCGCGGTATGTTCTGCCAAATGCAACGGAAACCAAAATTGTCGTGACAATGAATGCCCGGTCACTGCTGCATTTCTTCCAGCTCCGGTGTTGCAGCCGCGCCCAGTGGGAAATCCGGCGCCTGGCAGAAGCCATGCTGGCCGAGGTGCGGCAAGTGGCGCCGCTGCTCTTTGCTAAAGCCGGGCCGACGTGCGTCACCGCTGGCTACTGCAGTGAGGGCGAAATGTCTTGCGGCAGGCTGGGACGGCTTACGCAAAAAGACCGGGAATAA
- the rlmB gene encoding 23S rRNA (guanosine(2251)-2'-O)-methyltransferase RlmB — protein sequence MNEDIIAGRNVVMEALRSGRAINKILVAKGERHGLMREIVGLAREQGLVVQEVDAAKLDALAMGVRHQGVVAMVAPVAYVDVDEILVQAQTKGEAPFLVLLDELEDPHNVGAILRTADATGVHGVLLPKRRSCPLSATVAKTSAGAIEYVPVARIGNIVQTLEKLKKAGLWVVGADMAGDKAYYETDLTGPLVVVVGSEGRGMGRLTREACDFLVRIPMRGRLSSLNASVACSLILYEVLRQREMKGT from the coding sequence GTGAACGAAGATATTATTGCCGGGCGGAACGTTGTGATGGAAGCACTGCGGAGCGGCCGGGCGATCAATAAAATATTAGTAGCCAAAGGCGAGCGGCATGGACTAATGCGGGAAATCGTCGGTTTGGCCCGCGAACAAGGGCTGGTGGTCCAGGAAGTAGATGCCGCCAAATTAGATGCCTTGGCCATGGGTGTCCGCCACCAAGGGGTGGTGGCCATGGTGGCGCCGGTGGCGTATGTCGATGTAGACGAGATTTTAGTCCAAGCCCAGACCAAGGGCGAAGCGCCTTTCCTGGTGCTGCTTGATGAACTGGAAGACCCGCATAACGTGGGGGCTATCTTGCGGACCGCCGACGCTACCGGGGTGCACGGCGTACTGCTGCCCAAGCGCCGCAGCTGCCCCCTGTCGGCAACGGTTGCCAAGACGTCGGCGGGAGCGATTGAGTATGTGCCGGTAGCCCGGATCGGCAATATTGTCCAGACGCTGGAAAAATTGAAAAAGGCTGGGTTGTGGGTCGTCGGCGCCGACATGGCGGGCGATAAGGCTTATTATGAAACCGATTTAACCGGGCCGCTGGTTGTCGTGGTGGGCAGTGAGGGCCGAGGGATGGGGAGGTTGACGCGCGAGGCCTGTGATTTTCTGGTGCGCATCCCGATGCGCGGCCGCCTTTCTTCACTCAACGCATCGGTAGCGTGTTCGCTAATTTTATATGAGGTGCTAAGGCAGCGGGAGATGAAAGGGACGTGA